A region of the Selenomonadales bacterium genome:
CGATACGCTTCAGCAAGCCGTATTTGTCACGCAGGATATAGAGCTTGGATTGGTCGTTGATCGATTCGACGAAATCAACATTGTGCTTGTTGAGAAAATGTGACTCTTGTTTCGCACGAGAGTCTTCCCATAAACGGAAGCTTAAAAAATATCGTGGCTTTACGTGATAGGTCAGCTTCCAGCGATATAACTGAAAAATTGTTGACGGCAGAGAAAACAAGGTGCGTTTCTGTTGTTTGATTGCTTCGCAGGCAATACTGAGCTCGTGGGCGAGCTTTTGCGATCTGGTCGACATGAAAATGTTCCTTTCTGCTGTTTGATCAAGAAAACGATAACACCATCTTATCAAAAAGATGGGTGGGATACAATGAAATACAATCGGTATGATGCTTGCCGCTCTGCGAAAAAACTTAGTATCAGGTGCTAATCGGCAAGTATAAGTGCTGTGAAAAGTGCTGTTGCAAGCGGAAGCGCATCTTCGTCGAAGTCGAAACGGTCGGTATGGTGTCCGCTCATGAGCTCGGTGCCGACGATGAGGTAGTCGGCTTGTCCGCCATGTGCTTGTACACGTTCGGCAAGTACGGTGAAGTCTTCGCTTGCGCCGAACGATACGCTTTTGTGTACGGCGGAGAAGATGCCGAGGTTACGAGCGATATCATAGGCGCGCTTTGCGAGTACATCGTCGCAGGTGAGCGATGAGGCTTGTCCTACGGTCGTGATATCGACGGTCGTGTCGTACATCATGGCGGACGCTGTCAGCACGCGCTTGGCATCGTCTGTCATGGCGCGGTTTATTGCTGTCGTTTCTCCGCGTACTTCTGCCGTAAGTGCTGCATGAGCGGGGATCGTGTTTCTGCCTTCGCCGGCATGGAGCGTACCGACGTTGATGCGGCTGATGCCGTCTGCGCGGCGCGGGAGTGCATGAAGCTGAAGTGCGGCAGTCGCGGCGGCGAGGAGGGCATTTTTTCCGCCGTCGGGTCGTGCGCCTGCGTGGGCGGGTGCGCCTTTGAAGGCGGCGTCGAGCTTCGTCGTTGCGAGGAAGTCTGTCGTACTTGCGCCGAGCGTGCCCGTCTTTGTAAGCGCGAATCCGAGATGGAATCCGTAGAGCTCATCGACGGTTGCCGGAAGCGTATCGGATATACCGCTTGCTCCGCGCACGCCTTCTTCGGCACTTTGGAAGAGGAGCATGACGGTGCCTTTGATATCATTTCTGCGCTCGGCAAGGAGCGCGGCGGTGCCGAGCCCGACAGCGATGTGGCCGTCGTGACCGCAAGCGTGCATACAGCCGTCGTGGACGGAGGCGAAACCTTCTCTGTGCGGGCGGTGGTCATCGTCTGTTGCTTCTGTCAGATCGTTCGCGTCGATATCGAATCGCAGGCAGACGGTCTTGCCTTCTTTGTTTCCGCGTAAAGTCGCACAGAGGCCTGTATATCCGCCGTCCATCAGCTTCATCAGACGCGGACTGACGCCATAGGAGAGGGCGCGCTCTTTTGCCTCAGCGAGTGCATCGGCTGTCGGCAGGCCGAGGCGCGCATCGGGCACGAGGATATCTCTTCCTAAGATGACTTCCCAACCGAGCTCGGTCAAGATCTCGGCGATCGTTGCCGTCGTGATATATTCTGTCCAGCCGACTTCCGCATAGCGGTGGAAGAAGCGTCGCCACTTGGTCAGCTGACTGTTCATTTCGTTTGCTTTTGTGATGATGGTATCCACGTTCACAGCCTTCTTTCCGTAACAAAAGATCATGTTATCTTGTTCTCTGATTGCCTTCATTTTCCTGCCGAATGTACGCGAGGGATTGACAAATATAAAGAAAAAAACTACAATAAAAGACAAATGACGATAGGGAGGACGGTAGAACAGCAGGTTACGGACGATAGAAACAGTAGAACGTATGGTAAAGTACAGTAGAGTAGTAGAAGGGTAGGAACAACATATGAGTATTCAATTTATCATTGTGCTCGCATACATTGCTTTTTTGTTCGGCATCAGCTTGTATGCGAAAAAAAGAGCAAGCACAAGTACAGGATTTTTATTTGCGGGACGTAAGCTGACGACACTTCTCGTCGCTACGAATATCACGGGTATCGCTGTCGGTGCGGCATCGACGATCGGTGTTGCGGAGAACGCATTCAAGGTCGGTATCGGTGCAGGCT
Encoded here:
- a CDS encoding amidohydrolase, with amino-acid sequence MIFCYGKKAVNVDTIITKANEMNSQLTKWRRFFHRYAEVGWTEYITTATIAEILTELGWEVILGRDILVPDARLGLPTADALAEAKERALSYGVSPRLMKLMDGGYTGLCATLRGNKEGKTVCLRFDIDANDLTEATDDDHRPHREGFASVHDGCMHACGHDGHIAVGLGTAALLAERRNDIKGTVMLLFQSAEEGVRGASGISDTLPATVDELYGFHLGFALTKTGTLGASTTDFLATTKLDAAFKGAPAHAGARPDGGKNALLAAATAALQLHALPRRADGISRINVGTLHAGEGRNTIPAHAALTAEVRGETTAINRAMTDDAKRVLTASAMMYDTTVDITTVGQASSLTCDDVLAKRAYDIARNLGIFSAVHKSVSFGASEDFTVLAERVQAHGGQADYLIVGTELMSGHHTDRFDFDEDALPLATALFTALILAD